TGGTGGCGGTCGGCCCGGAGAGAACCGCAAAGGCCCGAAAGGTGGCTTCAAGAAAGGTGGCCCGAAGGGCCGCAGCGGCCCCGGAAAGCCTCCCGGCAAGGGTGGCAAGCCCGCCGGTAAGCGACCGCCTCGTCAGGCTTAAGCCCGACGCTGGTAGACGACGAAGCTGTAGTCGTAAGGATTGTTGTCGGACGCGGAGAAATCCTCCCGTCCGATTTCTTCCCAAACATCCCAGTTCACTTCCGGAAAGAACGCATCCCCTTCGACTTCCGCGTGTACCTGGGTGACATACATCCGGTCCACCATCGGCAACGCCTCGGCATAAACCTGGCCACCGCCGATGATCATCACTTCATCGCCCCCCTCCAGCTCTGCCTGCGCCTCGGCCTTGATCAACGCTTCCTGTAACGACGTTGCTGCAACTGTGCCAGCCGGCGCATCCCAGTCCGGATTCCGGGAAATCACGACATTCATCCGGCCCGGCAATGGCCTGCCAATGGAGTCCCAGGTCTTGCGCCCCATGATGATGGGCTTACCCATGGTGGCCTGCTTGAAGTAACGCAGGTCGCCTGGAAGGTACCAGGGGAGGTTGTTGTTACGGCCAATGACCCGGTTGCGGGACATGGCGACGATGAGGGCTTTCCTCATTTCGGATCCTCTTGTTACGGAGTGGGCAAAGGGTGGGTAGGCGTTTTCAAAACCCGCTCAAGCACATCCATGTGGCGCTTGAGCTCCGCCATCCATGGCTCCGCACAGTTTTGAAAACGCCTACCCACCCCTCGCAACCAGGCTGATGAGACAGCCTATTCAAAACTAGATGGCAATCGGCGCCTTGATGCCCGGATAAGGGTCATAGCCCTCGAACTCGAAATCTTCCAGCTCATACTCAAAGATCGATGCCGGCTTGCGCTTGATGACCAATGTCGGCAACGCACGCGGTTCGCGTTTGAGCTGTTCGAAGACAATTTCGTCGGTCAGGTGGTTCTGATACAGATGGCAGTCACCAAAGGTATGCACGAACTCACCGACGTCGAGATCGCACTGCTGGGCGATCATGTGCGTCAGCAGAGCGTAAGAAGCAATGTTGAACGGAACCCCGAGGAACAGGTCGGCACTGCGCTGGTAAAGCTGGCAGGAGAGCTTGCCGTCCGCGACATAGAACTGGAACAGGCAGTGACAGGGGGCCAGCGCCATGCGACCCTCACGAACGTTGTCCTGGGGGCCGACTGACTCGTCCGGAAGTTCCGCCGGATTCCATGCGGAGACAATAAGCCTGCGGGAATTGGGCTTGGTGCGGATCTGCTCAATCACCTCGCTGATCTGGTCAATTACGCGACCATCCGGGCACTGCCAGCTACGCCACTGCTTACCGTAAATTGGCCCCAGATCACCGTCATCCAGAGCCCACTCGTTCCAGATCGAGACCTTGCGCTCTTTCAGCCAATTGTTGTCGGTTGAGCCCTGGAGAAACCAGAGCAGCTCATAAATGATGCTGCGCAGGTGCACTTTCTTGGTGGTGACCAGGGGGAAGCCGTCCTGCAGATTGAAGCGGACCTGGCGCCCGAACACTGATCGGGTACCAACGCCGGTCCGGTCACCCTTATCGAATCCGTTATCGACAACATCCTGCATCAGATCGAGATAGGCTTTCATTCCGCGTTTCTCCGGTAAGCAATGAACATCAGGGCGGCACCGGCCACAATCATTGGCGTCGACAGCACTTGCCCCATGGTGAGCCAGTCAAATGCCAGGTAGCCGAGTTGCGGATCCGGCTCGCGCACGAACTCCACCATAAATCGGAATATGCCGTAAAAGATCAGGAACATTCCGGATACGGCCATCCTCGGCCTGGGCTTGGCCGAGAACCACCACAGGATAACGAACAGCGCGACGCCCTCAAGGGCAAACTGATACAGCTGGGAGGGGTGCCGGGCCAGGGCATCCGGGGCAGTCGGAAAAACCATGCCCCACGACACATCCGTCGGCTTACCCCAGAGTTCACCGTTGATGAAGTTACCAATGCGCCCCGCGCCGAGCCCAACCGGGACCAGGGGCGCCACGAAGTCGGCGATTTTCCAGAAACCGGCGCCGACTTTGCGGCCATACCACCACATCGCCAGCATGACGCCAAGCAAGCCACCATGGAAGGACATGCCGCCTTCCCAGACACGGAAAAGCCAAAGCGGATCCGCGAGAAATGTACCGAAATTATAGAAAACCACATAGCCGAACCGGCCGCCAAGAATGACGCCGAGCGCCAGATAAAACAGCAGATCCCCCATCTGCTCCTCGTTGATCGGGGACCAAGGCTTGCGCGTACGCAGCCGGCCCAGCCACCAACCGGCAAGAAAACCAACCAGGTAGGTCAACCCGTACCAGTGGATCTTGAGGGGGCCGATGGCGATAGCCACCGGATCTATCTGGGGATGCTGTAGCATCGACAACCTCTCAGCTCAGAAGAAAACGGAGTCCCAGTACAATCAGGACCAAGGCAAATATTCGTTTTAACACAATGGCATCCAACCGGTGGGCAAGAGCGGCGCCCACCCTCGCGAAGAGCATGCTGGTCAGGATAATCCCCAGCAGCGCCGGCAGGTAGACAAAACCAAGACTGTAGTCAGGAAGATTCGGATGGCCCCAGCCTGTCCAGATGTTGCCCAAAGCACCGGCAACTGCAATTGGGAGGCCACAGGCAGCTGATGTACCCACCGTCTCTTGCATGCGTACATTGCACCAACTCAGGTACGGCACTGTCAGGGTACCACCGCCAATCCCGAAAATAGCGGAAGCCCACCCAATGAAGCCGCCAGATGCGGCCAAACCGGCGTTACCAGGGACATCCCGCCCTGGTTTCGGATTACCTCCCAGGAGCATTTTAATCGCGACCAGAATAACAAAAATCCCGATAATCAATTCCAGGGTGGGGCCGCTCAGCATCGAAGCAGACCATGCTCCCAGTACTGCCCCGATAACAATACCGACCGTCATGGGCCGGAAGATATCCCAACGCACGGCCTTATGTGAATGATGGGACCGGATGGAACTCATGGATGTAAAAACAATGGTGGCCAGGGAGGTGCCTACGGCCAGGTGAGCAGCAATTTCAAAGCTGATGCCCTGCAGACCAAAACTGAAAATAAGCACGGGAACGATAACGAGCCCGCCGCCAATACCGAAAAGACCCGCCAGAGTGCCAGCCAGAGCTCCCAGCGTAAGGTAGGAGGCAAAAACGTATACCAGGGTCATAGCCTTGTTCCGCACCCGAAAATCAAGGCTGGTATGATACACACCGGAACCGCCAACTTCATCCAATCCGGGAGACTCACTCCAAACCATGTGCCTGATCGCCTTCACCCTTGGCCAGAGCTCACACTTCCCGCTCGTGGTTGCCGCCAACCGGGACGAATTTTTTCGCCGGCCCACTGCTCCTATGCACTGGTGGCAAACAGACTCGGGATTCGACATTCTCGCCGGCCGTGATCTGCAATCCGGTGGCACCTGGCTTGCGGTTTCTCCGGAAGGGGCCGTCAGCGCGGTCACCAATGTCCGGGAGGGTGCGCCAGAAACCGGCCGAAGAAGTCGTGGCGAGCTGCCGCTAAAGGCTCTTCAGGAGCCAATACCGGCACTGGCAGCCGGCCTCTCGAAGGACGCCGGTGAATACTCGGGCTTTAACCTCTTAAACCTGGCCGGAACGGCGGGCTGGTACTACAGCAACCGCGATGCGCACCCGGGCCGGCATATCCATCGCGGGCTCTACGGCCTCAGCAACCATCTGTTACAGACACCCTGGCCGAAACTGCTACGCCTCCGGCAAGCTATGGGAACGGTCGTGGCAACCGCCAGCGAAGACTCGGAGGCACTGCATACAGAGCTGATCTCATTGTTACAGGACACCACGCCCGCTCCGGACCATCTTCTGCCGGATACCGGGATCGGCCGGGAAACCGAGCGTTTCCTTTCATCACCCTTTATTGTCGGAGAGGATTACGGCACACGCGCAACAACCGTTGTCAGTGTTTCCCGACAGGGCGAGATACGGGTAACCGAGCAAAGCTGGGGACCCTGGTCCGAGAGAGGTGAATGCTGTCATTTCCTCTGGCAGCGATAGACGTCAAGCTCTGATATAATCCGCGAAATTCTGCCACCCGATCGGAGGATCCCCGATGGCCAGTGAACAAGGCGCCACATCCATCGCCGATTTCGAGAAATCCCTTGATGAACTGGAAAAACTGGTTCGGGATCTGGAACAGGGCGAGCTCTCCCTGGAACAGTCGCTGTCTGCCTTCGAGCGGGGTGTCAAACTGACACGTGAATGCCAACAGGCCCTGAAAAGTGCCGAGCAGCGGGTTGAACAGCTGGTTCAAACCGGTGATGGCTCGCTCGAAACCCGACCGTTTTCCCCGGACGATGCTGACTGATGAGTGATCAGAACAAACTGGCACTGGATTTCCTGGAAATCTGCCGCATTCGTGTGGATACCGAACTGGATCGCGTCATTGAGCGCAGTTCTGCGTCCGTAAGGCTTCAGGAAGCCATGCGTTACAGCGTGCTTGGCGGTGGCAAGAGAATCCGCCCCGCACTGTGCCTTGCAGCAGCAAAAGCCATGGGCCAGACCGGAGAAGCCGCTCTCGCTCCCGCCTGCGCTGTGGAGCTGATTCATGCCTACTCCCTGATCCATGATGACCTGCCCGCCATGGATGATGACGAACTGCGCCGGGGCAGGCCGACCACGCATATTGCCTACGATGAGGCCACCGCCATTCTCGCGGGCGACGCACTTCAGGCACTGGCCTTTGGATGGCTGGCGGAAACCGGGCAGCTCAGTGAGTCAGCGCGCCTCTCTATGGTTCAGGAATTGGCGAGGGCCAGCGGCCATGGTGGAATGGTGGGGGGCCAGGCAATTGACCTGGAATCTGTGGGGAAAAACCTCTCACTGGCGCAGCTCGAGGCGATGCATCGACACAAAACCGGCGCGCTTATTGAAGCAAGCGTCCGACTGGGGGCATTGACGGCTCCTTTTGTCAGTGAGGAAGCGCTGAATTCATTGAGCAGCTATGCCAAAGCACTTGGGCTTGCCTTTCAGGTGCAGGATGATCTACTGGACATTGAGGGCGACACAGAAGTCATCGGTAAACCCCAGGGATCCGATGCCGCCCGGGCCAAACCCACCTACCCCGCCCTGCTCGGCGTAAACGGCGCACGGGAACACTTGTCAGCACTGCTGACCAGCGCCCTCGAAAGTCTCAGAAACTTCGGATCAGAAGCCGACTCACTTCGGGCGATGGCGGATTACGTAGTGGCACGAACTCATTGAACCCCGACACCTCAAGGGCGCACACTGGCTTTACAATCTCGCAATAACTGGCCCGATAGGTGTGAAACAGGCACCCCTGTTCCCCTATAATGCCAGTCAATTGCTGAATATTCCGGAAAAGACCCGAGCAAATGCAGGACACTTATATTTTCAAGGAAATCCCGTCACAGCGGCCCAACACTCCGCTGCTGGACCGGATGGATTATCCGGCCCGGCTTCGCG
This Marinobacter salinus DNA region includes the following protein-coding sequences:
- a CDS encoding thymidylate synthase; its protein translation is MKAYLDLMQDVVDNGFDKGDRTGVGTRSVFGRQVRFNLQDGFPLVTTKKVHLRSIIYELLWFLQGSTDNNWLKERKVSIWNEWALDDGDLGPIYGKQWRSWQCPDGRVIDQISEVIEQIRTKPNSRRLIVSAWNPAELPDESVGPQDNVREGRMALAPCHCLFQFYVADGKLSCQLYQRSADLFLGVPFNIASYALLTHMIAQQCDLDVGEFVHTFGDCHLYQNHLTDEIVFEQLKREPRALPTLVIKRKPASIFEYELEDFEFEGYDPYPGIKAPIAI
- a CDS encoding dihydrofolate reductase, with the translated sequence MRKALIVAMSRNRVIGRNNNLPWYLPGDLRYFKQATMGKPIIMGRKTWDSIGRPLPGRMNVVISRNPDWDAPAGTVAATSLQEALIKAEAQAELEGGDEVMIIGGGQVYAEALPMVDRMYVTQVHAEVEGDAFFPEVNWDVWEEIGREDFSASDNNPYDYSFVVYQRRA
- the lgt gene encoding prolipoprotein diacylglyceryl transferase is translated as MLQHPQIDPVAIAIGPLKIHWYGLTYLVGFLAGWWLGRLRTRKPWSPINEEQMGDLLFYLALGVILGGRFGYVVFYNFGTFLADPLWLFRVWEGGMSFHGGLLGVMLAMWWYGRKVGAGFWKIADFVAPLVPVGLGAGRIGNFINGELWGKPTDVSWGMVFPTAPDALARHPSQLYQFALEGVALFVILWWFSAKPRPRMAVSGMFLIFYGIFRFMVEFVREPDPQLGYLAFDWLTMGQVLSTPMIVAGAALMFIAYRRNAE
- a CDS encoding NRDE family protein, with translation MCLIAFTLGQSSHFPLVVAANRDEFFRRPTAPMHWWQTDSGFDILAGRDLQSGGTWLAVSPEGAVSAVTNVREGAPETGRRSRGELPLKALQEPIPALAAGLSKDAGEYSGFNLLNLAGTAGWYYSNRDAHPGRHIHRGLYGLSNHLLQTPWPKLLRLRQAMGTVVATASEDSEALHTELISLLQDTTPAPDHLLPDTGIGRETERFLSSPFIVGEDYGTRATTVVSVSRQGEIRVTEQSWGPWSERGECCHFLWQR
- a CDS encoding exodeoxyribonuclease VII small subunit translates to MASEQGATSIADFEKSLDELEKLVRDLEQGELSLEQSLSAFERGVKLTRECQQALKSAEQRVEQLVQTGDGSLETRPFSPDDAD
- a CDS encoding sulfite exporter TauE/SafE family protein, which gives rise to MTLVYVFASYLTLGALAGTLAGLFGIGGGLVIVPVLIFSFGLQGISFEIAAHLAVGTSLATIVFTSMSSIRSHHSHKAVRWDIFRPMTVGIVIGAVLGAWSASMLSGPTLELIIGIFVILVAIKMLLGGNPKPGRDVPGNAGLAASGGFIGWASAIFGIGGGTLTVPYLSWCNVRMQETVGTSAACGLPIAVAGALGNIWTGWGHPNLPDYSLGFVYLPALLGIILTSMLFARVGAALAHRLDAIVLKRIFALVLIVLGLRFLLS
- a CDS encoding polyprenyl synthetase family protein — its product is MSDQNKLALDFLEICRIRVDTELDRVIERSSASVRLQEAMRYSVLGGGKRIRPALCLAAAKAMGQTGEAALAPACAVELIHAYSLIHDDLPAMDDDELRRGRPTTHIAYDEATAILAGDALQALAFGWLAETGQLSESARLSMVQELARASGHGGMVGGQAIDLESVGKNLSLAQLEAMHRHKTGALIEASVRLGALTAPFVSEEALNSLSSYAKALGLAFQVQDDLLDIEGDTEVIGKPQGSDAARAKPTYPALLGVNGAREHLSALLTSALESLRNFGSEADSLRAMADYVVARTH